CTGGCGGTGGTGGTGGGCGGTCGCTATCTGCTGCGGCCAGTGTTCCGTTTCGTCGCCAAGGCGGGCATCACCGAGGTGTCCACCGCCACGGCGCTGCTGGTGGTGCTCGGCACCGCCTGGCTGATGGGCCTGGCCGGCGCCTCGGTGACCCTGGGCGCCTTCCTCGCCGGCGTGCTGCTGGCCGATTCCGAATACCGCCACGAGCTCGAATCCCAGCTCGAGCCCTTCAAGGGCCTGCTGCTCGGCTTGTTCTTCGTCAGCGTCGGGCTGTCGATGGATTTCCGCCTGCTGCTCGAGCAGCCGCTGACGGTGCTCGCCCTGGTCGGCCTGTTGCTGCTGGTCAAGGGCGCGCTGCTGTGGCCGCTCGGACGCGTGCTCGGCCGCCTGGGCCGCGCCGATGCGCTGCGGCTGGCGGTGCTGCTCGCCGGTGGCGGCGAGTTCGCCTTCGTCACCTTGCGCCAGGCCGCCGCGCGGGGCTTGCTCGAGCCGTCCCTGCAGCAGCTGCTGGTGCTGGCGATCACGCTGTCGATGGCGCTGACGCCGCTGCTGGTCGCGCTCGTCGGGCGGCTGCTCGCCCGCGTGGAGGCGTCGCCACGGCGCGAGTACGACACCATCACCGCCGATGCGCCGCGCGTGATCATCGCCGGCTACGGACGCATGGGCCAGATCGTCGCCCGCGTGCTGCGCGCGCAGGGCGTGCCGTTCGTCGCCCTGGACCATTCCGTCGAGCAGCTCGACCTGGTGCAGCGTTTCGGCCGCTGGAACGACATCTTCTACGGCGATCCGGCGCGCCCGGAACTGCTGCGGGCCGCCGGCGCCGGACAGGCCGAGGTGTTCGTGCTGGCCGGCGACGATCCGGAATCCAGCCTGCGCATCGCCCGGGTGGTACGCCGGCTGTTCCCGCATCTCAAGATCGTCGCCCGCGCGCGCAACCGCCAGCACGTGTGGCGGCTCATGGATCTGGGCGTGGAAGAGCCGGTGCGCGAGACCTACTACTCCAGCCTCAAGATGACCGAACAGACGCTCACCGCGCTCGGCCTTTCCGCGGCCGAGGCCGCCGAGCGCGTGCGGCGCTTCGACCGGCACGACAACGAGCTGCTGCGCCGCCAGTATCTCGTCTACGACGACGAGGCGAAGATCCGCCAGACCTCGCGCGAGGCACTGGCGGACCTGGAGCAGCTGTTCCGCGCCGACGCCGCGCCGGAAGCGGCGCAGGACGAGGACGGATCGAGCTTGGACGAGGAGCCGTCGCCACCGCGCTGAAAGCGCCGCTGCGGTCGCGATGCGCGCGTTGGCGAGAGATGTGGCGGATTCCGGGCGATGCGTGCCGCCTCGCCGCGCTCGCGCAGGCAGTGCCGGCAAGGACGCTTTGCGGTGGACTTGATCGATCGCGCGCTATTCGGCCGGCCGCGCCGGCTGGCGCAGCGTCTGCCGTACGCTGGGCGTCGGCGGTGCATGGCGTGCGGCCAGCTCGTGGGCGATGTCGATATACCCGAGCTGACGCGCCACGTCCGCGGCGGTACGGCCGAAGGCGTCGACCGCGGCGCGCTCGGCACCGCGGGCAAGGAGCACCCGCGCCGGGGCGAGCAGGGCATGCATGGCGCAGGCGTGCAGCGGACCGACCCCGCGCCGGTCGGCCCGGCGCAGGTCGGCGCCGGCATCCAGCAGCACCGGCACCAGCGCGCCCAGATGGGTGGGGTCGCCATCGTTGCCCGGCCGCTGGTGCGCGCCGAGCAGCAACAGCAGCGGCGTCATGCCGTCGCTGTCGACGACATCCACCGCGGCGCCGTGCCTGAGCAGCACGTCGAACAAACGGCGCGCGCGCAGGCTGTCGGAGGCTTCGAAGGCGTAGCGGGCGGCGGCATGCAGGGCGGTGTGGCCGGCTTCGTCGGCGGCGGCGAGGTTGGCGCCGGCGGCGAGCAGCCGCTCGACCAGGTCGGCATGGCCCAGGCCCGCCGCCAGGATCAGCGCGGTGGCGCCGCCGGGCAGGCGTTGATCGACCGGTGCGCCGGCCGCGAGCAGGGTATCGACCAGCGCCTCGCGCCGCGCCATCACCGCCGCGGCCAGGGCGCTGACGCCGCGCGTGGAGGTCTGCGCCGGATCGGCGCCGGCGGCGAGCAGACGCACGGCGATGTCGCGATGGCCGGCCCCGGCGGCATGCAGCAGAGCGCTGGCGCCCTGGGCGTCGCGCGTATCGACGGGAAAGCCCAGTTCCAGCAGCCGCTCGACGGCCGGCCCGGCGCCGGCGCGGGCGGCCGCGGGCAGGTCCTCGGCACGCAACGGCCGGCGCGGTCGCGGCCAGTCGCCCCAGTCCAGCCAGCGCTGGACCGCGGCATGTTCGAGCGCCCGGCCGAGCGGTGTCTCGCCGTGCATGTCGGCTGCTTCCGCATCGGCGCCGTGCGCGATCAGTGCGCGCACCAACGGCAGCGCGGCATCGCCGTGGGCGAGCGCCGCCATCAGCGGCGTGCGGCCCCGGGCATCGCGCGCATTGGGGTCGGCGCCGCGTTCGAGCAGGTCCTCGAGCAGCGCCGCCCGACCGAAATGGGCGGCCAGATGCAGCGGCGTGCGGCCATCGGCCTCGGCACCGAAGGCGTCGGCGCCGCGTTCCAGGCAGGCGCGGGTCAGGGCATCGTCGGCGGCCGCGCCCGCACGGGCGAGCAGGCGCGCGAACAGGCCGCCGCCGGCCGGGCTGGCGCCGGCGTCGAGCACCTCCCCGAGCGCCGCGCGCGATGCGGGTAGGCGTTCGAGCAGTGCGTCGAACAACCGCGGACCGTGCGCCCCGTCCATGGCCGGCAAGCGCGCCTCCGCTTGCAGGCCGTGGCGCAGCAGCCATTGCCGTGCCGCGCCGGCGTCCGCGGCGGCCAGCTCCAGGAACAGCCGCGCCAGCGTCTCCTGCGGCCAGCCGCCGACGACGGTGGCGAAGCCTGCCACGGTGGTCCAATGGCCGAAACGCAGCGCATCGAGCAGATGTTCGGCGTCGTGACCGTCCGCGGCCTCGGCCCCATGCGGTTCGGACGGTTGCGGCGCGTGCGGGTCGAGCAAGGCGACCAGATCCCAGCGCCCGGCGGTGGCGGCGTGGTCGCGCGCGCTGCGCCCGTCGGCATCGACCAGCGCAGGATCGGCTCCCCGCGCGATCAGCGCGCCCACCAGCGCGAGGCTGGCGCGCGAGGACTGGCAGGCGAGCGCCAGCGCGTCCTGGCCGCGTCCGTCGCGCGCGCGCGCGTCGGCACCGGCTTCGAGCAGGGCGGCCGCAACGTCGCCGGCGCCGACCGCGGCGGCTTCCATCAGCGCGGTGCGGCCGTGGTCGTCGGTCTGGTTGGGGTCGGCGCCGGCCGCGAGCAGGACGCCGACGATCAGCGCGTGCCCCTCGCCGGCGGCCAACTGCAGCGCGCTGCGGCCCTGGGCGTCGCGCGCATTCACCGCGACGCGGCGTTCGAGCAGCAGGCGCACGCCCTGCGGGTCGTCCTCGGCGATGGTCGCCGCGGCATGCAGCGCCGGTTCGCCACCGGCAGGCATCGGCTGCGCGCCGCGGGCGAGCAGAAAACGCGCCAGGGGCCAGTTGGCGGCCCGGCAGGCGGCGACGAGCGGGGTGACGCCCTCGGCGTCCTGGGCATCGAGCGGTGCACCGGCATCGATCAGCATGGCGGCGATGCCGGCATCCGCGCACAGGGCGGCGCCATGGAGCGGCGTGACGCCCCGCGCATCGGCCAGGGCCGGGTCGGCGCCGTTGCTGAGCAGGGTCAGCACGGCCTCGGCGCGTCCGTGCCAACTGTCGCGGGTGGCGGCGAGCAGGGCGGTGAGACCGCCCGCGGCGGCGTTGACGCGGGCGCCGCGGACGATCAGCGCGCGCAGCAGGCGCGTGTCCGGCAGCAAGGCGGCGAGCACCAGTGCCGAGCGACGGTCGCGCGCGTCCGCGGCCGGCACGGCATCGGGGTCGGCGCCGGCCTCGAGCAAGGCCAGCGCGCGCTCGACGTCACCGCCGCGCGCGGCTTCGAGCAGCGCGGCATCGCGCGCGGCCGGCGCGAGTGCGGCCAGGGCGGCGACCTCCGTCGTGGCGGCCGCCGGCGCCCTGGCTGCGCGTCGCGCCGGCCGCTGCCGCTCGCACAGCAGGGCGCGCAGCGTGCGGTTGGCGATCACCAGACAGCCCACCGGCAGCAGCAGCAGGCCGTAGGCCACCAGCGCCGCGGTGCGCAGCTCGTCGGGCAGCACGCCGTAAAGGCCGGCCAGCACCAGCGCGGTGAAGGCGAGCATGAGGAGCGCCAGCGCGGCCGGCAGGAAATGGGTGAAGAAGCGCTCCTCGCGGGCCAGGTGGCGACCGAAGGCGAGGCTGCGCGCCATCGCGGTGAAGATCCACGAGCCATCGCTCTGGGCGGGATAGGCGTCGTCCCAGACGAACAGCAGCCCGAACGCAGGCCACACCCGCCACAGCGCGACGAGGGCGACGACCAGCGCGGTGGCCAGCGCCAGCGCCGCGCCCAGGCTGGGCGCGCGATGCAGCCACAGCATCGGTCCGGCGATCAGCACGAACAGCAGGGCCACATAGGCGACGAGCAAGACCAGATGCGCCGCGCCGCGCCGCAGCACGGTGCGCAGGAAACGTGGCTCGGGATCGAAGCCGATCGCATGGCAGACCGCCGCCATGGTCAGCGTCTGCGCGGCCAGCAAGGGGATCAGCGTCAGCGGATGCGCACCGAGCGCGGCGATCGCCACCGCGGCCCAGCCGGGCACGAACCAGAGCAGGGCCTGCCACAGGGCAGGACGACGGCGGGGCGATTTGGGCTCGATCATGCGCCCGAGTATAGAAAGCCCGCGCGCGGCGGACGGTAACCTCGCGTTAACGCCGCCGGCACGACGCATGCCGGCGCTGTATCACGTCCGACCGGGTGGGGCGCGCCGGTGCCCGCTCATCCCCGAGAGTTTCAATCCTCGTCGCGGCGCTCGCTCATCGGCGCCTGCCGGGCTCCGGCCAGCATCGGCCCCACCGCCAAGGTCTCGCCCGGCGGCAGCTGCAGATGCCAGCCCTGCTCGCGCAGATGGGCCAGTACGAGGCGGCTGTCCTCGTGCGGCAGCTGGCGGCGCTCGTCGAGATCGACCTCGAGCACGAAACGCAGGTCGCCGAGCAAGAGCGCCAGGGCTTCGGGCAGCACGGTGAAGTCGTCGCGCGCGAGCAGCCACACGTAGGTGTCGCGCTTGTGCTGACTTGCATAGACGTAGCAATGCATGGCGGCTGACTCCGGTGGCATGGTTCGAGCTTATCGACGCGATGTCGCGGTCGAGTGCATAAAATGTTGCAACGATCCTTGCATGGTTTCCGGTTGCTCGGCACAGTGCGCGCACCCGGGCGTCAAACAAGCGTATGAAACCGGTGACGTTGCGTTACGTCCTGCCCAATATCAAGGAGCCTTCCATGTCGCACTTTGCTTCCCATCGTCGGTCGCTGATGTTGACCGCCCTTGCGCTGGCCACCGCCATGGCCCTGCCGCAGGCGGGTCACGCGAGCGCCTTCCAGCTCAAGGAGAACAGTGCCAAGGGCATGGGGCGTGCCTATGCCGGCTCCACCACGGCCGGCGGCGATGCCTCGGTGGTGGTCAACAACCCGGCGGCGATGACGCTGCTGGACGGTACCTATTTCCAGGCCGACTTGAGTGCCGTCAATTTCAGCGCCAAGTTCCACGGCAGCGCGCAGGATGCGCTGGGCCGGCCGATCGGCGGCGGCCTTGGCGGCGATGCGGGCACCACGGTGCCGGTGCCGGCCTTCTTCATCGCCACCAAGATCGCCGACCGCTGGCACCTGGGTCTGGGCTTCAGCGTGCCGTTCGGCTTCAAGACGGACTACGACAACGACTGGGTCGGCCGCTACAACGCGATCAAGTCCAAGTTCCAGTCGCTGGATGCCACCCTGTCGGCCTCCTACGACGTCACCGATGCCTTCACGCTCGGCGTGAGCGCGATCGCGCAGAAGACCTCCGCCGAACTCACCTCGGCGGTCAATTTCAATACGGTGGCGCTGGGCCTGGCACAGCAGGGCGTGCAGGCTGGCGCCTTGCCGCCGGCGTTCCTGCAGCAGGTCGGCCTGCTGGTGCCGCCCGGCAGCGACGGCTACGCCAAGATCAAGGGCGACGACTGGGATTACGGCTGGCAGGTCGGCGCGTTCTGGAAGATCAGCCCGCAGGACCGTCTGGCGCTGAGCTACCGCTCCAAGATCGACCACAAGCTGGACGGCACCGGCAACTTCAAAGTGCCGACCAACGTCGCCGTGTTGCTCGGCAGCCCGCTGGTCGCGCCGCTGCTGGCCGGCGCGGGTGGCGTGCCGTTCACCCACAGCGGCGGCACCGCGGCATTCACCACGCCGGCGGTGCCAGGCGTTCTGCGAGGTGCCGCGTTCGGACAAGGACGACATCGAGGCCGCGCTCGACGCCGCGCACGCGGCCAAGGACGCCTGGGGCAAGACGCCGCCGGCCGAGCGCGCGAACCTCCTCAATCGCATCGCCGACCGCATGCAGGAAAACCTCGCCCTGCTCGCCTATGCCGAGAC
The DNA window shown above is from Aerosticca soli and carries:
- a CDS encoding monovalent cation:proton antiporter-2 (CPA2) family protein, with amino-acid sequence MEHHHTLATALVLLLATVVIVPLTRRLRLGAVLGFLLAGMLLGPQVLGLMTDTSGIETLSELGVVLMLFVIGLELSPQRLWVMRRAVFGTGLVQVLACGLAIGALAWAGLGLPRNAAVIVGGSLALSSTAFGLQILAERKEAGSAYGRQAFAILLFQDLAAIPLLAAVPLLAPSAAGPGLGPAAVLRLAAAILAVVVGGRYLLRPVFRFVAKAGITEVSTATALLVVLGTAWLMGLAGASVTLGAFLAGVLLADSEYRHELESQLEPFKGLLLGLFFVSVGLSMDFRLLLEQPLTVLALVGLLLLVKGALLWPLGRVLGRLGRADALRLAVLLAGGGEFAFVTLRQAAARGLLEPSLQQLLVLAITLSMALTPLLVALVGRLLARVEASPRREYDTITADAPRVIIAGYGRMGQIVARVLRAQGVPFVALDHSVEQLDLVQRFGRWNDIFYGDPARPELLRAAGAGQAEVFVLAGDDPESSLRIARVVRRLFPHLKIVARARNRQHVWRLMDLGVEEPVRETYYSSLKMTEQTLTALGLSAAEAAERVRRFDRHDNELLRRQYLVYDDEAKIRQTSREALADLEQLFRADAAPEAAQDEDGSSLDEEPSPPR
- a CDS encoding ankyrin repeat domain-containing protein, whose translation is MIEPKSPRRRPALWQALLWFVPGWAAVAIAALGAHPLTLIPLLAAQTLTMAAVCHAIGFDPEPRFLRTVLRRGAAHLVLLVAYVALLFVLIAGPMLWLHRAPSLGAALALATALVVALVALWRVWPAFGLLFVWDDAYPAQSDGSWIFTAMARSLAFGRHLAREERFFTHFLPAALALLMLAFTALVLAGLYGVLPDELRTAALVAYGLLLLPVGCLVIANRTLRALLCERQRPARRAARAPAAATTEVAALAALAPAARDAALLEAARGGDVERALALLEAGADPDAVPAADARDRRSALVLAALLPDTRLLRALIVRGARVNAAAGGLTALLAATRDSWHGRAEAVLTLLSNGADPALADARGVTPLHGAALCADAGIAAMLIDAGAPLDAQDAEGVTPLVAACRAANWPLARFLLARGAQPMPAGGEPALHAAATIAEDDPQGVRLLLERRVAVNARDAQGRSALQLAAGEGHALIVGVLLAAGADPNQTDDHGRTALMEAAAVGAGDVAAALLEAGADARARDGRGQDALALACQSSRASLALVGALIARGADPALVDADGRSARDHAATAGRWDLVALLDPHAPQPSEPHGAEAADGHDAEHLLDALRFGHWTTVAGFATVVGGWPQETLARLFLELAAADAGAARQWLLRHGLQAEARLPAMDGAHGPRLFDALLERLPASRAALGEVLDAGASPAGGGLFARLLARAGAAADDALTRACLERGADAFGAEADGRTPLHLAAHFGRAALLEDLLERGADPNARDARGRTPLMAALAHGDAALPLVRALIAHGADAEAADMHGETPLGRALEHAAVQRWLDWGDWPRPRRPLRAEDLPAAARAGAGPAVERLLELGFPVDTRDAQGASALLHAAGAGHRDIAVRLLAAGADPAQTSTRGVSALAAAVMARREALVDTLLAAGAPVDQRLPGGATALILAAGLGHADLVERLLAAGANLAAADEAGHTALHAAARYAFEASDSLRARRLFDVLLRHGAAVDVVDSDGMTPLLLLLGAHQRPGNDGDPTHLGALVPVLLDAGADLRRADRRGVGPLHACAMHALLAPARVLLARGAERAAVDAFGRTAADVARQLGYIDIAHELAARHAPPTPSVRQTLRQPARPAE
- a CDS encoding YcgL domain-containing protein — protein: MHCYVYASQHKRDTYVWLLARDDFTVLPEALALLLGDLRFVLEVDLDERRQLPHEDSRLVLAHLREQGWHLQLPPGETLAVGPMLAGARQAPMSERRDED